AGCGGTCGAAGAGGTACGCGGCGTCGTGCGGGCCCGCGGCCGCCTCGGGGTGGTACTGGACGGAGAAGGCCGGCTGGTCGAGCAGCCTGAGGCCTTCGACGACGTCGTCGTTCAGGCAGACGTGGGAGACCTCGGCACGCCCGAAGGGGGTGTCGGAGACCTTGTCGAGGGGCGCGTCGACGGCGAAGCCGTGGTTGTGCGCGGTGACCTCGACCTTGCCGGTGGTGCGGTCCTGGACCGGCTGGTTGATGCCGCGGTGGCCGTACTTCAGCTTGTAGGTGCCGAAGCCGAGGGCGCGGCCGAGGATCTGGTTGCCGAAGCAGATGCCGAAGAGCGGGGTCTTGCGCTCCAGGACGGCGCTCATGACGGCGACGGGGCCGTCGGCCGTGGCCGGGTCGCCCGGGCCGTTGGAGAAGAAGACACCGTCGGGGTTGACGGCGTAGATGTCCTCGACGGCGGCGGTGGCGGGCAGCACGTGGACCTCGATGCCGCGCTCGGCCATCCGGTGCGGGGTCATGCCCTTGATGCCGAGGTCGACGGCGGCGACGGTGAACTTCTTGGTGCCGATCGCGGGGACGACGTACGTCTCCTTGGTGGCGACCTCGGCGGAGAGGTTCGCGCCCTTCATCTGGGGCTGCTCCTGGACCTTGGCCAGCAGGGCCTCGTCACGGACGCCGTCCCAGGCCGCGCCGGAGAAGATGCCGACGCGCATGGCGCCGCGCTCGCGCAGGTGGCGGGTGAGGGCGCGGGTGTCGATGCCGGAGATGCCGACGACGCCCTGGCGCTCCAGCTCCTCGTCCAGCGAGCGCTGGGCGCGCCAGTTGGAGGAGACGCGGGCGGGGTCGCGGACGACGTAGCCGGAGACCCAGATGCGGCCGGACTCGGGGTCCTCGTCGTTGACGCCGGTGTTGCCGACGTGCGGGGCGGTCATGACGACGACCTGGCGGTGGTACGACGGGTCGGTGAGGGTCTCCTGGTAGCCGGTCATGCCGGTGGAGAACACGGCCTCGCCGAAGGTCTCCCCCACGGCCCCGTAGGCGCGGCCGCGGAAGATGCGGCCGTCCTCCAGGACGAGTACGGCGGGAGTCGCCTTCTGCCTCTGAGAGGCGTCTCCCTGGATGGAGGTCGTCATCGTGCGATGCCTTCCGTCGTGGTTGCGTGGTTCATGGAGTTGAGGGCCTCGACCCAGGCGGTGTGCTCGGCCGCCCGGTCGGAGCGGAAGCCGGAGTCGAGCAGCTTCTCGCCGTGGGCCCAGGTGACGATCAGGAGACCGCCCTCGGCGAGGACCTTGCCGGCGATGCCCTTGTCGAGACGGGCCTCGCGCAGGGCCGCCGCCGGGATGAAGAAGTCGTTCGCCCCGGGGCGTACGACCGCGATCCCCGCGTCGGTGAGCGTGAGCTCGACGCGGCTGCGGGTGCCGAGGCCGTGGGCGACGATCCGGTCGAGCCACTGCCCGGCGGTCGTGGACCCGTGGTAGCGCCCGCTGAGGGTCAGTTTCGCCGGACCGGCGGTCTCCGGCGCGGTGGGCAGCTCGGGCAGGTCCGACTGGAGGCTGCCGCGCCACTTCCATCCCTGGCGCATCAGCCAGTAGACGAAGGCGATGAAGAGCAGCAGTCCGGCGACCCAGCCGAGGCGGTCGGCCCAGTCGGTCACCTCCGCCGACTTCTGTTCCGCCTCTGCGGCGATTGCGATGAGTGGTGTCACGCCAGCTTCCCGTCCACGACCGTTGCCCGGCCCCGCAGGATGGTGTGGGTGACGCGTCCCGGCAGCTCACGACCCTCGTAGGGGGTGTTGCGGCTGCGGGAGGCGAAGTCCGCGGGGTCCACGACACCACGGTAAGCCGGATCGACCAGCGTCAGGTTCGCGGGCTCACCAGCCGAGACGGGTCGTCCGTGGCCCTTGGCCCGTCCGATGCGGGCGGGCGCGAAGGACATGCGGTCGGCGACGCCGGCCCAGTCGAGGAGGCCGGTCTCGACCATCGTCTGCTGGACGACGGAGAGCGCGGTCTCCAGGCCGACCATGCCCATGGCGGCCGCGGCCCACTCGCAGTCCTTGTCCTCGTGCGGGTGCGGGGCGTGGTCGGTGGCGACGATGTCGATCGTGCCGTCGGCCAGCGCCTCGCGCAGCGCGAGGACGTCCTTCTCGGTGCGCAGCGGCGGGTTGACCTTGTAGACGGGGTTGTACGAGCGGACCAGCTCGTCCGTGAGGAGGAGGTGGTGCGGGGTGACCTCGGCGGTGACGTCGATGCCGCGGGACTTGGCCCAGCGGACGATCTCGACGGAGCCGGCGGTGGAGAGGTGGCAGATGTGGACGCGGGAGCCGACGTGCTCGGCGAGGAGGACGTCGCGCGCGATGATCGACTCCTCGGCCACGGCCGGCCAGCCGCCGAGGCCGAGCTCGGCGGAGACGATGCCCTCGTTCATCTGGGCGCCCTCGGTGAGGCGGGGCTCCTGGGCGTGCTGGGCGACGACGCCGTCGAAGGCCTTCACGTACTCCAGGGCGCGGCGCATGATCACGGCGTCGTCGACGCACTTGCCGTCGTCGGAGAAGACGGTGACACCGGCGGCGGAGTCGTGCATGGCGCCGAGCTCGGCGAGCTTCTTGCCCTCCAGGCCGACGGTGACGGCGCCGATGGGCTGGACGTCGCAGTAGCCGGACTCCTTGCCGAGCCGGTAGACCTGCTCGACGACGCCGGCGGTGTCGGCGACCGGGTGGGTGTTGGCCATGGCGAAGACGGCGGTGTAGCCGCCGGAGGCGGCGGCGCGGGTGCCGGTGAGGACGGTCTCGGAGTCCTCGCGGCCGGGCTCGCGCAGGTGGGTGTGGAGGTCGACCAGGCCGGGCAGCAGGATCCGGCCCTCGGCCTCGATGACCGTCGCGCCCTCGGCCGACAGGCCCGTACCGACCGCCGCGATGGTCTCGCCGTCGATCAGGACGTCCTGGACCTCGCCGCCGAGCACCTGCGCACCACGGATAAGAATCTTGCTCATGGTTACTTGCTCTCCTCGGTGCGGGTGGTGCTGGGGGCGGGGGCGGCGGAGTCGTTGCCGCCGAGCAGCAGATAGAGGACGGCCATCCGGATCGAGACGCCGTTGGCGACCTGCTCGATCACCGTGCAGCGGTCGGAGTCGGCGACCTCCGCGGTGATCTCCATGCCGCGGACCATCGGCCCGGGGTGCATGACGATGGCGTGCTCGGGCATCTTCGCCATCCGGTCGCCGTCGAGCCCGTAGCGGCGCGAGTACTCGCGCTCGGTGGGGAAGAAGGCCGCGTTCATCCGCTCGCGCTGCACACGCAGCATCATCACCGCGTCGGACTTCGGCAGCACGCTGTCGAGGTCGTACGAGATCTCGCAGGGCCAGGTCTCGACGCCGACGGGGACCAGGGTCGGCGGGGCCACCAGGGTGACCTCGGCGCCGAGGGTGTGCAGCAGGTCGACGTTGGAGCGGGCGACGCGGCTGTGCAGGACGTCGCCGACGATCGTGATGCGCCGGCCGTTCAGGTCCTTGCCGAGGCCCGCGTCACGGCCGACCAGCCGGCGGCGCATGGTGAAGGCGTCCAGGAGGGCCTGGGTGGGGTGCTGGTGGGTGCCGTCGCCGGCGTTGACGACGGGGGCGTCGATCCAGCCGGAGGTGGCGAGGCGGTACGGGGCCCCGGAGGCGCCGTGCCGGATGACGACCGCGTCGACGCCCATGGCCTCCAGGGTCTGCGCGGTGTCCTTGAGGGACTCGCCCTTGGAGACGCTGGAGCCCTTGG
Above is a genomic segment from Streptomyces sp. NBC_00094 containing:
- the carA gene encoding glutamine-hydrolyzing carbamoyl-phosphate synthase small subunit produces the protein MTTSIQGDASQRQKATPAVLVLEDGRIFRGRAYGAVGETFGEAVFSTGMTGYQETLTDPSYHRQVVVMTAPHVGNTGVNDEDPESGRIWVSGYVVRDPARVSSNWRAQRSLDEELERQGVVGISGIDTRALTRHLRERGAMRVGIFSGAAWDGVRDEALLAKVQEQPQMKGANLSAEVATKETYVVPAIGTKKFTVAAVDLGIKGMTPHRMAERGIEVHVLPATAAVEDIYAVNPDGVFFSNGPGDPATADGPVAVMSAVLERKTPLFGICFGNQILGRALGFGTYKLKYGHRGINQPVQDRTTGKVEVTAHNHGFAVDAPLDKVSDTPFGRAEVSHVCLNDDVVEGLRLLDQPAFSVQYHPEAAAGPHDAAYLFDRFVSLMEAERA
- a CDS encoding dihydroorotase, which produces MSKILIRGAQVLGGEVQDVLIDGETIAAVGTGLSAEGATVIEAEGRILLPGLVDLHTHLREPGREDSETVLTGTRAAASGGYTAVFAMANTHPVADTAGVVEQVYRLGKESGYCDVQPIGAVTVGLEGKKLAELGAMHDSAAGVTVFSDDGKCVDDAVIMRRALEYVKAFDGVVAQHAQEPRLTEGAQMNEGIVSAELGLGGWPAVAEESIIARDVLLAEHVGSRVHICHLSTAGSVEIVRWAKSRGIDVTAEVTPHHLLLTDELVRSYNPVYKVNPPLRTEKDVLALREALADGTIDIVATDHAPHPHEDKDCEWAAAAMGMVGLETALSVVQQTMVETGLLDWAGVADRMSFAPARIGRAKGHGRPVSAGEPANLTLVDPAYRGVVDPADFASRSRNTPYEGRELPGRVTHTILRGRATVVDGKLA
- a CDS encoding aspartate carbamoyltransferase catalytic subunit yields the protein MMRHLISAADLSRDDAVLILDTAEEMARVADRPIKKLPALRGRTICNLFFEDSTRTRISFEAAEKRLSADVINFAAKGSSVSKGESLKDTAQTLEAMGVDAVVIRHGASGAPYRLATSGWIDAPVVNAGDGTHQHPTQALLDAFTMRRRLVGRDAGLGKDLNGRRITIVGDVLHSRVARSNVDLLHTLGAEVTLVAPPTLVPVGVETWPCEISYDLDSVLPKSDAVMMLRVQRERMNAAFFPTEREYSRRYGLDGDRMAKMPEHAIVMHPGPMVRGMEITAEVADSDRCTVIEQVANGVSIRMAVLYLLLGGNDSAAPAPSTTRTEESK